A genomic region of Platichthys flesus chromosome 4, fPlaFle2.1, whole genome shotgun sequence contains the following coding sequences:
- the cux1b gene encoding cut-like homeobox 1b isoform X2 has protein sequence MAANAGSMFQYWKRFDLQQLQKELDATATQLANRQDESEQSRKKLIDLSREFKKNTPEDLRKQVAPLLKSFQGEIDALSKRSKEAEAAFLNVYKKIIDVPDPVPVLELAQQLQLKLQRMHDIETENTKLRETLEDYNKEFADVKNQEVTIKALKEKIREYEQSLKNQAEDLAQEKQLQLHNDYAEKERKLQESQDSMSSRVEEAEHKAQSLQTALETTQAELFDLKTKYEEESTAKADEIEMVMTDLERANQRAEGSQREAESLREQLSLSNQSQQLGSPAKADPDTEQVAEVASHSSLEAELRAKERETAQLVEDVQRLQASLTKLRETTSSQITQLEQQLSSKTAVLKELEEKLLKQVDYEEVKKELSILKSMEFGTSDSVQDSSKPLEVLLLERNRSLQSESAALRIANTELSGSAGGKGTEEFSTKEEIMPSDPSSSPPPSLPSSSQLPLSRTHTDPLNNATTTSSGETHPFTPTGIGQDFFSPVFPMVGGKMALNSLIQRQLLQTFYSKALQESSGIPSGALLFTPFTPTLSSIPTSTPGSGSASIPLAASSPQPPPASPDMAPVNGSSTAGSAPSPSPSHSDATTGSVLDGEDMDTGEIARQVKEQLIKHNIGQRVFGHYVLGLSQGSVSEILARPKPWNKLTIRGKEPFHKMRQFLADEQNILALRSIQGRQRGNITSRVRTPEAGSDEAIKSILEQAKRELQVQKADLSHVPPSYTGLKGGGRVGSVGGSGSDEAIRSILEQARREMEAQQASLEPLLKASSSSSSALLSQRDLLNSSLSAPLPPYNPLALSFKKTPCSLLSSPSSPSPILDFSSSVKREGRGSSGYDFSADGALRLSRSNESSARSGSSGGVGYWREQWWSNMHTDPRRTISNQTGEENHNQEDSKEGILSDSLSRHKPWNKLNQRSREPYLRMQPWLNGDQGQNTHIQPAQNQEGTPKTSASCSPAPESPLSSTEESVNGLAGDPLASQSSSLKPLSEDPSGGESQPGTPLPVPGHSGLSIQEMVAMSPELDTYAITKKVKEVLTDNNLGQRLFGETILGLTQGSVSDLLARPKPWHKLSLKGREPFVRMQLWLQDPHSVEKLMDMKRLEKKAYMKRRLSSLSDSHSVEGVLVGTDYLQGSQSPGHQHLKKARVVLGPEEKEALKRAYQQKPYPSPKTIEELASQLNLKTSTVINWFHNYRSRIRRELFIEEIQAAGGVVGGPGSEGGSPSLRGSKSGEGDSCDGTESEGTVEIRQGLGIGLEDHRGSCKDHDMEAESEAGGSNNSPAQLDCTTSGLVGPGSSCGLGLFSLTEASSSSHASSTNIPASGPARNPRDNNLRKKKAANLNNIIHRLEKAASKEDPSEWEF, from the exons CCCCCTTGCTCAAGAGCTTCCAAGGAGAG ATCGATGCCTTGAGTAAGAGAAGTAAAGAAGCAGAGGCCGCCTTCTTGAACGTCTACAAGAAAATAATCGATGTCCCAG ATCCGGTACCTGTGCTGGAGCTggctcagcagctgcagctgaagctccAGAGGATGCACGACATTGAGACTGAGAACACCAAACTTCGAGAGACACTGGAGGACTACAACAAAGAGTTTGCAGATGTCAAAAACCAAG AGGTCACCATCAAGGCCCTGAAGGAGAAGATCCGAGAGTACGAGCAGTCTCTGAAGAATCAAGCTGAGGACCTGGCCCAAGAAAAGCAGCTCCAGCTACACAACGACTATGCAGAGAAGGAGAG GAAACTCCAGGAGAGCCAGGACTCCATGTCCTCAAGGGTGGAAGAGGCTGAACATAAGGCCCAGTCCCTACAGACAG CACTTGAAACAACTCAGGCCGAGCTCTTTGATTTGAAGACAAAGTATGAGGAGGAATCCACAGCAAA GGCTGATGAGATTGAGATGGTGATGACAGACCTGGAAAGAGCCAATCAG CGGGCAGAGGGATCTCAGAGGGAGGCGGAGTCACTCAGAGAGCAGTTGTCCTTGAGTAACCAATCCCAGCAGCTCGGCAGCCCGGCCAAGGCCGACCCCGACACG GAACAGGTGGCGGAGGTGGCATCCCACTCAAGTCTGGAGGCGGAGCTCAGAGCCAAAGAAAGGGAGACCGCCCAGCTGGTGGAGGACGTCCAGAGACTGCAGGCCAGCCTGACCAAACTCCGAGAGACCACCAGCTCCCAGATCACACAGCtagagcagcagctcagcagcaaGACTGCCGTTCTCAAG GAACTGGAAGAGAAACTGCTGAAGCAAGTTGACtatgaggaggtgaagaaggagctGAG TATCCTCAAGTCTATGGAGTTTGGAACATCTGACTCTGTTCAG GACTCATCCAAACCTCTGGAGGTGCTGTTGCTGGAGAGGAACCGTAGTCTTCAATCTGAGAGCGCTGCTCTGCGCATTGCAAACACTGAGCTCAGCG GGTCAGCCGGGGGAAAAGGGACAGAAGAGTTCTCAACGAAGGAGGAGATCATGCCCAGCGATCCCTCTTCCtcgccccctccctctcttccttcctcctcccagcTCCCACTGTCTCGCACTCACACGGACCCCCTCAACAatgccaccaccaccagcagtgGCGAAACACACCCTTTCACTCCTACGGGCATTGGACAGGACTTCTTCTCCCCTGTGTTCCCTATGGTGGGTGGTAAGATGGCTTTGAACTCCCTGATCCAGCGGCAGCTCCTCCAGACCTTCTACTCCAAAGCCTTGCAGGAGTCGTCTGGAATCCCCAGTGGGGCTCTACTGTTCACCCCCTTTACGCCAACCCTCAGCTCCATCCCTACCTCCACCCCTGGATCTGGGTCTGCTTCCATCCCTCTGGCAGCCAGCAGCCCCCAACCACCGCCAGCCAGCCCAGATATGGCTCCCGTTAATGGGAGCAGCACCGCTGGCAGCGCCCCGTCCCCATCACCCAGCCACTCAGACGCCACCACGGGGAGTGTTTTGGACGGGGAGGACATGGACACAGGAGAGATTGCCCGACAGGTGAAAGAGCAACTGATCAAGCACAACATCGGCCAGCGCGTGTTTGGCCACTATGTGCTGGGACTGTCTCAGGGTTCGGTCAGTGAGATTCTGGCCAGACCAAAGCCGTGGAACAAGCTAACCATCCGGGGGAAGGAGCCATTCCACAAGATGAGGCAGTTCCTCGCCGATGAGCAGAACATCCTCGCACTGCGCAGCATCCAGGGACGGCAGAGAG GTAACATTACTTCCCGCGTCCGCACCCCAGAGGCAGGTTCAGACGAGGCTATCAAGTCCATTCTGGAGCAGGCGAAAAGAGAGCTGCAGGTGCAGAAAGCTG ACTTGTCCCATGTTCCGCCATCATATACAGGACTGAAAGGAGGGGGCAGAGTAGGTAGTGTGGGGGGAAGCGGTTCAGACGAAGCCATCCGTTCCATACTAGAGCAAGCTCGCCGAGAGATGGAGGCCCAGCAGGCGTCACTGGAGCCCCTCCTCAAggcctcgtcttcctcctcctcagcattGCTATCTCAGAGGGACCTCCTGAACTCTTCGCTCTCGGCCCCCCTGCCCCCTTACAACCCCCTGGCACTTTCCTTCAAGAAGACCCCCTGCTCCCTCTTGTCCTCGCCCTCATCCCCGTCTCCAATCCTCGACTTCAGCTCCAGCGTGAAGAGAGAGGGCAGGGGCTCTTCAGGGTACGACTTTTCTGCTGACGGAGCTCTCAGGCTGAGTCGTAGCAATGAGAGCTCGGCCCGCTCCGGAAGCTCCGGGGGAGTGGGTTATTGGAGAGAGCAGTGGTGGAGCAACATGCACACAGACCCCCGCAGGACCATATCGAaccagacaggagaggagaaccACAACCAGGAAGACTCCAAAGAG GGAATATTGAGTGACAGCCTGTCTCGGCACAAACCTTGGAACAAGTTGaaccagaggagcagagagccaTACCTCCGCATGCAGCCATGGCTCAATGGAGATCAggggcaaaacacacacatccagcctGCTCAGAACCAAG AGGGTACTCCCAAGACGTCAGCGAGCTGCAGCCCCGCTCCAGAGTCGCCCCTCAGTTCAACTGAAGAGTCTGTCAACGGTCTCGCCGGGGATCCACTCGCTTCACAGTCCTCCAGTCTCAAACCTCTTTCTGAGGATCCCTCCGGTGGGGAGTCTCAGCCCGGCACCCCGCTGCCTGTACCTGGTCACTCAGGTCTCAGCATCCAAGAGATGGTGGCCATGTCTCCTGAGCTTGATACTTACGCCATCACCAAGAAGGTTAAGGAGGTGTTGACTGATAATAACCTTG GCCAGCGTCTGTTTGGGGAGACTATCCTGGGTCTGACTCAGGGTTCTGTCTCAGACCTGCTGGCCAGGCCCAAACCTTGGCACAAGCTCAGCCTGAAGGGCAGGGAGCCCTTTGTCCGCATGCAGCTCTGGCTCCAGGACCCGCACAGTGTGGAGAAACTCATGGACATGAAGCGCCTGGAGAAGAAAG CCTACATGAAGAGGCGGCTGAGCTCCCTGAGTGACAGCCATTCTGTGGAAGGGGTCTTGGTGGGGACAGATTACCTGCAGGGCTCCCAGAGCCCAGGGCATCAGCATTTGAAGAAGGCCAGGGTGGTGTTGGGCCCTGAGGAGAAGGAGGCCCTAAAAAGGGCGTACCAGCAGAAACCCTACCCCTCCCCCAAAACCATTGAGGAGCTGGCCTCCCAGCTCAACCTGAAGACCAGTACAGTCATCAACTGGTTCCATAATTACAG GTCCCGTATCCGGCGAGAACTTTTCATAGAGGAGATCCAGGCAGCTGGAGGGGTAGTAGGTGGGCCTGGCAGCGAGGGGGGATCTCCTTCCCTCCGTGGGTCCAAATCAGGAGAAGGGGACAGCTGTGATGGGACAGAATCTGAGGGCACGGTGGAGATACGCCAGGGACTGGGGATTGGACTGGAGGATCACAGAGGATCATGCAAAGACCATGATATGGAGGCTGAGTCTGAGGCAGGGGGCTCTAATAACTCCCCTGCTCAGCTAGACTGCACCACCTCAGGCTTAGTCGGGCCGGGCTCCAGCTGTGGACTGGGGCTCTTCAGCCTCACAGAAGCGTCCTCCAGTAGCCATGCCTCTAGTACAAACATCCCAGCCTCTGGCCCCGCCAGAAACCCCAGGGACAACAATCTGCGCAAGAAGAAAGCAGCCAATCTCAATAACATCATCCACAGGCTGGAGAAGGCTGCCAGCAAAGAGGATCCCTCAGAGTGGGAGTTCTAG
- the cux1b gene encoding cut-like homeobox 1b isoform X1 — MAANAGSMFQYWKRFDLQQLQKELDATATQLANRQDESEQSRKKLIDLSREFKKNTPEDLRKQVAPLLKSFQGEIDALSKRSKEAEAAFLNVYKKIIDVPDPVPVLELAQQLQLKLQRMHDIETENTKLRETLEDYNKEFADVKNQEVTIKALKEKIREYEQSLKNQAEDLAQEKQLQLHNDYAEKERKLQESQDSMSSRVEEAEHKAQSLQTALETTQAELFDLKTKYEEESTAKADEIEMVMTDLERANQRAEGSQREAESLREQLSLSNQSQQLGSPAKADPDTEQVAEVASHSSLEAELRAKERETAQLVEDVQRLQASLTKLRETTSSQITQLEQQLSSKTAVLKELEEKLLKQVDYEEVKKELSILKSMEFGTSDSVQDSSKPLEVLLLERNRSLQSESAALRIANTELSGSAGGKGTEEFSTKEEIMPSDPSSSPPPSLPSSSQLPLSRTHTDPLNNATTTSSGETHPFTPTGIGQDFFSPVFPMVGGKMALNSLIQRQLLQTFYSKALQESSGIPSGALLFTPFTPTLSSIPTSTPGSGSASIPLAASSPQPPPASPDMAPVNGSSTAGSAPSPSPSHSDATTGSVLDGEDMDTGEIARQVKEQLIKHNIGQRVFGHYVLGLSQGSVSEILARPKPWNKLTIRGKEPFHKMRQFLADEQNILALRSIQGRQRGNITSRVRTPEAGSDEAIKSILEQAKRELQVQKADLSHVPPSYTGLKGGGRVGSVGGSGSDEAIRSILEQARREMEAQQASLEPLLKASSSSSSALLSQRDLLNSSLSAPLPPYNPLALSFKKTPCSLLSSPSSPSPILDFSSSVKREGRGSSGYDFSADGALRLSRSNESSARSGSSGGVGYWREQWWSNMHTDPRRTISNQTGEENHNQEDSKEGILSDSLSRHKPWNKLNQRSREPYLRMQPWLNGDQGQNTHIQPAQNQAEGTPKTSASCSPAPESPLSSTEESVNGLAGDPLASQSSSLKPLSEDPSGGESQPGTPLPVPGHSGLSIQEMVAMSPELDTYAITKKVKEVLTDNNLGQRLFGETILGLTQGSVSDLLARPKPWHKLSLKGREPFVRMQLWLQDPHSVEKLMDMKRLEKKAYMKRRLSSLSDSHSVEGVLVGTDYLQGSQSPGHQHLKKARVVLGPEEKEALKRAYQQKPYPSPKTIEELASQLNLKTSTVINWFHNYRSRIRRELFIEEIQAAGGVVGGPGSEGGSPSLRGSKSGEGDSCDGTESEGTVEIRQGLGIGLEDHRGSCKDHDMEAESEAGGSNNSPAQLDCTTSGLVGPGSSCGLGLFSLTEASSSSHASSTNIPASGPARNPRDNNLRKKKAANLNNIIHRLEKAASKEDPSEWEF, encoded by the exons CCCCCTTGCTCAAGAGCTTCCAAGGAGAG ATCGATGCCTTGAGTAAGAGAAGTAAAGAAGCAGAGGCCGCCTTCTTGAACGTCTACAAGAAAATAATCGATGTCCCAG ATCCGGTACCTGTGCTGGAGCTggctcagcagctgcagctgaagctccAGAGGATGCACGACATTGAGACTGAGAACACCAAACTTCGAGAGACACTGGAGGACTACAACAAAGAGTTTGCAGATGTCAAAAACCAAG AGGTCACCATCAAGGCCCTGAAGGAGAAGATCCGAGAGTACGAGCAGTCTCTGAAGAATCAAGCTGAGGACCTGGCCCAAGAAAAGCAGCTCCAGCTACACAACGACTATGCAGAGAAGGAGAG GAAACTCCAGGAGAGCCAGGACTCCATGTCCTCAAGGGTGGAAGAGGCTGAACATAAGGCCCAGTCCCTACAGACAG CACTTGAAACAACTCAGGCCGAGCTCTTTGATTTGAAGACAAAGTATGAGGAGGAATCCACAGCAAA GGCTGATGAGATTGAGATGGTGATGACAGACCTGGAAAGAGCCAATCAG CGGGCAGAGGGATCTCAGAGGGAGGCGGAGTCACTCAGAGAGCAGTTGTCCTTGAGTAACCAATCCCAGCAGCTCGGCAGCCCGGCCAAGGCCGACCCCGACACG GAACAGGTGGCGGAGGTGGCATCCCACTCAAGTCTGGAGGCGGAGCTCAGAGCCAAAGAAAGGGAGACCGCCCAGCTGGTGGAGGACGTCCAGAGACTGCAGGCCAGCCTGACCAAACTCCGAGAGACCACCAGCTCCCAGATCACACAGCtagagcagcagctcagcagcaaGACTGCCGTTCTCAAG GAACTGGAAGAGAAACTGCTGAAGCAAGTTGACtatgaggaggtgaagaaggagctGAG TATCCTCAAGTCTATGGAGTTTGGAACATCTGACTCTGTTCAG GACTCATCCAAACCTCTGGAGGTGCTGTTGCTGGAGAGGAACCGTAGTCTTCAATCTGAGAGCGCTGCTCTGCGCATTGCAAACACTGAGCTCAGCG GGTCAGCCGGGGGAAAAGGGACAGAAGAGTTCTCAACGAAGGAGGAGATCATGCCCAGCGATCCCTCTTCCtcgccccctccctctcttccttcctcctcccagcTCCCACTGTCTCGCACTCACACGGACCCCCTCAACAatgccaccaccaccagcagtgGCGAAACACACCCTTTCACTCCTACGGGCATTGGACAGGACTTCTTCTCCCCTGTGTTCCCTATGGTGGGTGGTAAGATGGCTTTGAACTCCCTGATCCAGCGGCAGCTCCTCCAGACCTTCTACTCCAAAGCCTTGCAGGAGTCGTCTGGAATCCCCAGTGGGGCTCTACTGTTCACCCCCTTTACGCCAACCCTCAGCTCCATCCCTACCTCCACCCCTGGATCTGGGTCTGCTTCCATCCCTCTGGCAGCCAGCAGCCCCCAACCACCGCCAGCCAGCCCAGATATGGCTCCCGTTAATGGGAGCAGCACCGCTGGCAGCGCCCCGTCCCCATCACCCAGCCACTCAGACGCCACCACGGGGAGTGTTTTGGACGGGGAGGACATGGACACAGGAGAGATTGCCCGACAGGTGAAAGAGCAACTGATCAAGCACAACATCGGCCAGCGCGTGTTTGGCCACTATGTGCTGGGACTGTCTCAGGGTTCGGTCAGTGAGATTCTGGCCAGACCAAAGCCGTGGAACAAGCTAACCATCCGGGGGAAGGAGCCATTCCACAAGATGAGGCAGTTCCTCGCCGATGAGCAGAACATCCTCGCACTGCGCAGCATCCAGGGACGGCAGAGAG GTAACATTACTTCCCGCGTCCGCACCCCAGAGGCAGGTTCAGACGAGGCTATCAAGTCCATTCTGGAGCAGGCGAAAAGAGAGCTGCAGGTGCAGAAAGCTG ACTTGTCCCATGTTCCGCCATCATATACAGGACTGAAAGGAGGGGGCAGAGTAGGTAGTGTGGGGGGAAGCGGTTCAGACGAAGCCATCCGTTCCATACTAGAGCAAGCTCGCCGAGAGATGGAGGCCCAGCAGGCGTCACTGGAGCCCCTCCTCAAggcctcgtcttcctcctcctcagcattGCTATCTCAGAGGGACCTCCTGAACTCTTCGCTCTCGGCCCCCCTGCCCCCTTACAACCCCCTGGCACTTTCCTTCAAGAAGACCCCCTGCTCCCTCTTGTCCTCGCCCTCATCCCCGTCTCCAATCCTCGACTTCAGCTCCAGCGTGAAGAGAGAGGGCAGGGGCTCTTCAGGGTACGACTTTTCTGCTGACGGAGCTCTCAGGCTGAGTCGTAGCAATGAGAGCTCGGCCCGCTCCGGAAGCTCCGGGGGAGTGGGTTATTGGAGAGAGCAGTGGTGGAGCAACATGCACACAGACCCCCGCAGGACCATATCGAaccagacaggagaggagaaccACAACCAGGAAGACTCCAAAGAG GGAATATTGAGTGACAGCCTGTCTCGGCACAAACCTTGGAACAAGTTGaaccagaggagcagagagccaTACCTCCGCATGCAGCCATGGCTCAATGGAGATCAggggcaaaacacacacatccagcctGCTCAGAACCAAG CAGAGGGTACTCCCAAGACGTCAGCGAGCTGCAGCCCCGCTCCAGAGTCGCCCCTCAGTTCAACTGAAGAGTCTGTCAACGGTCTCGCCGGGGATCCACTCGCTTCACAGTCCTCCAGTCTCAAACCTCTTTCTGAGGATCCCTCCGGTGGGGAGTCTCAGCCCGGCACCCCGCTGCCTGTACCTGGTCACTCAGGTCTCAGCATCCAAGAGATGGTGGCCATGTCTCCTGAGCTTGATACTTACGCCATCACCAAGAAGGTTAAGGAGGTGTTGACTGATAATAACCTTG GCCAGCGTCTGTTTGGGGAGACTATCCTGGGTCTGACTCAGGGTTCTGTCTCAGACCTGCTGGCCAGGCCCAAACCTTGGCACAAGCTCAGCCTGAAGGGCAGGGAGCCCTTTGTCCGCATGCAGCTCTGGCTCCAGGACCCGCACAGTGTGGAGAAACTCATGGACATGAAGCGCCTGGAGAAGAAAG CCTACATGAAGAGGCGGCTGAGCTCCCTGAGTGACAGCCATTCTGTGGAAGGGGTCTTGGTGGGGACAGATTACCTGCAGGGCTCCCAGAGCCCAGGGCATCAGCATTTGAAGAAGGCCAGGGTGGTGTTGGGCCCTGAGGAGAAGGAGGCCCTAAAAAGGGCGTACCAGCAGAAACCCTACCCCTCCCCCAAAACCATTGAGGAGCTGGCCTCCCAGCTCAACCTGAAGACCAGTACAGTCATCAACTGGTTCCATAATTACAG GTCCCGTATCCGGCGAGAACTTTTCATAGAGGAGATCCAGGCAGCTGGAGGGGTAGTAGGTGGGCCTGGCAGCGAGGGGGGATCTCCTTCCCTCCGTGGGTCCAAATCAGGAGAAGGGGACAGCTGTGATGGGACAGAATCTGAGGGCACGGTGGAGATACGCCAGGGACTGGGGATTGGACTGGAGGATCACAGAGGATCATGCAAAGACCATGATATGGAGGCTGAGTCTGAGGCAGGGGGCTCTAATAACTCCCCTGCTCAGCTAGACTGCACCACCTCAGGCTTAGTCGGGCCGGGCTCCAGCTGTGGACTGGGGCTCTTCAGCCTCACAGAAGCGTCCTCCAGTAGCCATGCCTCTAGTACAAACATCCCAGCCTCTGGCCCCGCCAGAAACCCCAGGGACAACAATCTGCGCAAGAAGAAAGCAGCCAATCTCAATAACATCATCCACAGGCTGGAGAAGGCTGCCAGCAAAGAGGATCCCTCAGAGTGGGAGTTCTAG